One window from the genome of Streptomyces cadmiisoli encodes:
- a CDS encoding DUF742 domain-containing protein has product MSSTPKKLPVRGGDRRPARVRPYSLTGGRTRFGHVLLVETFVSSTAALDAPEERKELTNGSLTTRVMPEMRAIVELCRRMRTVAEIAALLKMPLGVVRVLLSDLADQGKIRVYGTGTAHGTGRPDRALLERVLSGLRRL; this is encoded by the coding sequence ATGAGCAGTACGCCCAAGAAGCTTCCCGTGCGCGGCGGTGACCGCAGGCCCGCCCGGGTGCGCCCCTACTCGCTGACCGGCGGCCGTACCCGCTTCGGGCACGTGCTGCTGGTCGAGACGTTCGTGTCGAGCACCGCGGCGCTGGACGCGCCCGAGGAGCGCAAGGAACTGACGAACGGCTCCCTCACCACCCGGGTCATGCCGGAGATGAGGGCCATCGTCGAACTGTGCCGCCGGATGCGTACGGTGGCCGAGATCGCCGCGCTGCTGAAGATGCCGCTCGGCGTGGTCCGGGTGCTCCTGAGCGACCTCGCGGACCAGGGAAAGATCCGTGTGTACGGAACCGGGACCGCGCACGGCACGGGCCGGCCGGACCGCGCACTGCTGGAAAGGGTGCTGAGTGGACTCCGTCGTCTCTGA
- the lon gene encoding endopeptidase La — translation MAAESTAFTPLALPVLPLDDEVVLPGMVVPLDLSDADVRAAVEAAQAAARSEPGKPRVLLVPRIDGTYAGTGVLGTVEQVGRLADGDPGALIRGRGRVRIGAGTTGPGAALWVEGTRIDESVPEPLPGHVSELVKEYKALAAAWLKKRGAWQVVDRVQAIDDVSALADNSGYSPFLTLDQKIELLETAEPVARLKLATRQLRDHLAEQDVAETIAKDVQEGVDKQQREFLLRRQLEAVRKELRELNGEQEGEESDDYRARVEAADLPEKVREAALKEVDKLERASDQSPEGSWIRTWLDTVLELPWNERTEDAYDIRGAKTVLDAEHAGLEDVKERITEYLAVRKRRSDRGLGVVGGRRGGAVLALVGPPGVGKTSLGESVAHAMGRKFVRVALGGVRDEAEIRGHRRTYVGALPGRIVRAVKEAGSMNPVVLLDEIDKVGSDFRGDPAAALLEVLDPAQNHTFRDHYLEVELDLSDVVFLATANVLEAIPEALLDRMELVRLDGYTEDEKVVIARDHLVPRQLERAGLAEHEVTLDESALRKLAGEYTREAGVRNLERSVARLLRKVAAEHELGERELPFTVTDGDLRALIGRPHHVPESAQDPAERRTAVPGVATGLAVTGAGGDVLFVEASLADPETGGAGLTLTGQLGDVMKESAQIALSFLRSRGAELELPVADLKDRGVHIHFPAGAVPKDGPSAGITMTTALASLLSGRPVRTDVAMTGEVSLTGRVLPIGGVKQKLLAAHRAGVTTVIIPKRNEPDLDDVPAEVLDKLDVHAVTDVRQVLELALSPATNGAAPEVPVAA, via the coding sequence ATGGCTGCTGAGTCCACGGCGTTCACACCGCTCGCCCTGCCCGTGCTGCCGCTCGACGACGAGGTCGTGCTGCCCGGAATGGTGGTCCCGCTGGACCTGAGCGACGCCGATGTGCGGGCCGCGGTGGAGGCAGCGCAGGCCGCTGCCCGCTCCGAGCCCGGAAAGCCCAGGGTCCTGCTGGTGCCCAGGATCGACGGGACGTACGCGGGCACCGGTGTGCTCGGCACCGTGGAACAGGTCGGGCGGCTCGCCGACGGCGACCCCGGAGCCCTGATCCGGGGCCGGGGACGCGTGCGGATCGGCGCCGGGACGACCGGGCCGGGCGCGGCCCTGTGGGTCGAGGGCACCCGGATCGACGAGAGCGTGCCGGAGCCGCTGCCCGGGCACGTCTCCGAGCTGGTCAAGGAGTACAAGGCGCTCGCCGCCGCCTGGTTGAAGAAGCGCGGCGCCTGGCAGGTCGTCGACCGGGTGCAGGCCATCGACGACGTGTCGGCCCTGGCCGACAACTCCGGGTACTCGCCCTTCCTCACCCTCGACCAGAAGATCGAACTGCTGGAGACGGCCGAACCCGTCGCCCGGCTGAAGCTCGCCACCCGGCAGCTGCGCGACCACCTCGCGGAGCAGGACGTCGCCGAGACCATCGCCAAGGACGTCCAGGAGGGCGTCGACAAGCAGCAGCGCGAGTTCCTGCTGCGGCGCCAGCTGGAAGCCGTCCGCAAGGAACTGCGCGAGCTGAACGGAGAGCAGGAGGGCGAGGAGTCCGACGACTACCGCGCCCGCGTGGAGGCCGCCGACCTGCCCGAGAAGGTCCGTGAGGCCGCTCTCAAGGAGGTCGACAAGCTGGAGCGGGCCAGCGACCAGTCGCCGGAGGGCTCCTGGATCCGCACCTGGCTCGACACCGTGCTCGAACTGCCCTGGAACGAGCGGACCGAGGACGCGTACGACATCCGGGGCGCCAAGACGGTCCTGGACGCCGAGCACGCGGGTCTGGAGGACGTCAAGGAGCGGATCACCGAGTACCTGGCGGTGCGCAAGCGGCGCAGCGACCGGGGCCTGGGTGTCGTCGGCGGGCGGCGCGGCGGTGCCGTGCTCGCGCTGGTGGGCCCGCCCGGCGTCGGAAAGACGAGCCTCGGTGAGTCGGTGGCGCACGCCATGGGCCGCAAGTTCGTGCGCGTCGCCCTCGGCGGCGTCCGCGACGAGGCCGAGATCCGCGGTCACCGGCGTACCTACGTCGGCGCGCTGCCGGGCCGGATCGTGCGCGCGGTCAAGGAGGCCGGTTCCATGAACCCGGTGGTGCTCCTGGACGAGATCGACAAGGTCGGTTCCGACTTCCGCGGCGACCCCGCCGCGGCCCTCCTCGAGGTGCTCGACCCGGCGCAGAACCACACCTTCCGCGACCACTACCTGGAAGTCGAACTCGACCTGTCCGACGTCGTCTTCCTCGCCACCGCCAACGTCCTGGAGGCCATCCCGGAGGCCCTGCTCGACCGTATGGAGCTGGTCCGGCTGGACGGTTACACCGAGGACGAGAAGGTCGTCATCGCCCGTGACCACCTGGTGCCGCGCCAGCTGGAGCGCGCCGGGCTGGCCGAGCACGAGGTGACGCTCGACGAGAGCGCGCTGCGCAAGCTGGCCGGCGAGTACACGCGCGAGGCGGGTGTGCGCAACCTGGAGCGGTCCGTCGCCCGGCTGCTGCGCAAGGTGGCCGCCGAGCACGAGCTGGGCGAGCGGGAGCTGCCGTTCACCGTCACGGACGGCGACCTGCGCGCTCTGATCGGCCGGCCGCACCATGTGCCCGAGTCCGCCCAGGACCCGGCCGAGCGGCGTACGGCGGTGCCGGGTGTCGCGACCGGACTGGCGGTGACCGGCGCCGGCGGAGACGTCCTGTTCGTCGAGGCGTCGCTGGCCGACCCGGAGACCGGCGGCGCGGGACTGACCCTGACCGGTCAGCTGGGCGACGTGATGAAGGAGTCGGCGCAGATCGCGCTGAGCTTCCTGCGCAGCCGCGGCGCCGAGCTCGAACTGCCGGTCGCCGACCTGAAGGACCGGGGCGTGCACATCCACTTCCCGGCGGGCGCGGTGCCGAAGGACGGCCCGAGCGCGGGCATCACCATGACGACCGCGCTGGCCTCGCTGCTCTCCGGCCGGCCGGTGCGCACCGATGTGGCGATGACCGGTGAGGTGTCGCTGACCGGTCGCGTCCTGCCCATCGGCGGCGTGAAGCAGAAGCTGCTCGCCGCGCACCGCGCGGGTGTCACGACCGTGATCATCCCCAAGCGCAACGAGCCCGACCTGGACGACGTCCCGGCCGAGGTGCTGGACAAGCTCGACGTCCACGCCGTGACCGACGTCCGGCAGGTCCTGGAACTGGCGCTGTCGCCGGCCACGAACGGCGCGGCGCCGGAGGTTCCGGTCGCGGCGTGA
- a CDS encoding styrene monooxygenase/indole monooxygenase family protein, with amino-acid sequence MRKILVVGAGQSGLQLALGLQSHGYEVTLMSNRTADEIRSGRVMSTQCMFHTALQHERDLQLNFWESQAPRIEGLGVSVAAPGSHDPGPTQRVIDWVGRLDGYAQSVDQRVKMAGWMETFAQRGGQLVIHGAAVGDLDYFSRTYDLVLVSAGKGELVQMFGRDADRSPYSEPQRALAVAYVHGLGPRPEHPEFEAVRCNLVPGVGELFIMPTFTTSGRADILFWEGVPGGPLDVFNGVKDPAEHLSLTLELMEKFVPWEYARATKVELTDAGGTLSGRYAPTVRNPVGRLPGGGLVLGVADVVVANDPITGQGSNSASKCAAAYLASILERGEKEFDEEWMRATFDRYWDTARHVTKWTNAMLAPPPEHILNLIGAAGQLQPVADRFANGFNDPADFENFFYEPGKTEAFLGEVAGG; translated from the coding sequence ATGCGGAAGATACTCGTCGTCGGAGCCGGCCAGTCCGGACTCCAGCTCGCCCTCGGCCTCCAGTCGCACGGGTACGAGGTCACCCTGATGTCCAACCGGACGGCGGACGAGATCCGCTCGGGCCGGGTCATGTCGACGCAGTGCATGTTCCACACCGCGCTCCAGCACGAGCGCGATCTCCAGCTGAACTTCTGGGAGTCCCAGGCCCCGAGGATCGAGGGCCTCGGCGTCTCGGTCGCCGCGCCCGGCTCGCACGACCCGGGCCCCACGCAGCGCGTGATCGACTGGGTGGGCCGGCTCGACGGATACGCGCAGTCGGTCGACCAGCGGGTGAAGATGGCCGGCTGGATGGAGACCTTCGCGCAGCGCGGCGGCCAGCTCGTCATCCACGGCGCTGCCGTGGGCGACCTCGACTACTTCTCCCGCACGTACGACCTCGTCCTCGTCTCCGCGGGCAAGGGCGAACTCGTGCAGATGTTCGGCCGCGACGCCGACCGCTCGCCGTACAGCGAGCCGCAGCGCGCCCTGGCCGTCGCCTACGTCCACGGGCTCGGCCCGCGTCCGGAGCACCCGGAGTTCGAGGCGGTCCGCTGCAACCTGGTGCCCGGCGTCGGCGAGCTGTTCATCATGCCGACCTTCACCACCTCCGGCCGTGCCGACATCCTGTTCTGGGAGGGCGTACCCGGTGGCCCGCTGGACGTCTTCAACGGCGTCAAGGACCCCGCGGAGCACCTCTCCCTGACCCTTGAGCTCATGGAGAAGTTCGTTCCCTGGGAGTACGCGCGGGCCACCAAGGTGGAGCTGACCGACGCCGGCGGCACGCTCTCCGGGCGCTACGCCCCCACCGTCCGCAACCCCGTCGGCCGGCTGCCCGGCGGCGGCCTGGTCCTCGGTGTCGCCGACGTGGTCGTCGCCAACGACCCGATCACCGGGCAGGGCTCCAACTCGGCGTCCAAGTGCGCCGCCGCGTACCTCGCGTCGATCCTCGAGCGCGGGGAGAAGGAGTTCGACGAGGAGTGGATGCGGGCGACGTTCGACCGGTACTGGGACACGGCGCGGCATGTCACCAAGTGGACGAACGCGATGCTGGCTCCGCCGCCGGAGCACATTCTCAACCTGATCGGGGCGGCCGGGCAGCTTCAGCCTGTGGCTGATCGGTTCGCCAACGGGTTCAACGACCCGGCCGACTTCGAGAACTTCTTCTATGAGCCCGGGAAGACGGAGGCGTTTCTGGGGGAGGTTGCGGGGGGCTGA
- a CDS encoding protein phosphatase 2C domain-containing protein has translation MRTELVSEPGDPARPNEDFAGVGLPACGQGGSLVVLDGVTPPSGGTGCVHSVPWYTARLGGALTELTVSLPDVPLAEALARGITRTAEAHRATCDLSHPRTPQATVVLVRWSGGGVEYLVLSDSALLVESPDGTVTPYLDDRLSRLPRASLATDALIDTTLRNKEGGFFTAAADPSVAGRAVTGVLPRAEVRALAALTDGAARWTEKFREGDWTDLFGFVRKQGPRALVDRVRALETADAQARAHLGRSKTHDDATVVYVEP, from the coding sequence ATGCGCACGGAACTTGTTTCGGAGCCGGGCGACCCGGCCCGCCCCAACGAGGACTTCGCGGGTGTCGGACTACCCGCCTGCGGACAGGGCGGTTCGCTCGTCGTGCTGGACGGGGTGACTCCGCCGAGCGGCGGGACGGGCTGTGTGCATTCCGTTCCCTGGTACACCGCGCGCCTCGGCGGGGCACTGACCGAACTGACCGTTTCACTCCCGGATGTGCCGCTGGCCGAGGCCCTGGCCCGCGGCATCACGCGGACCGCCGAGGCACACCGGGCCACCTGTGACCTTTCTCACCCGCGCACCCCGCAGGCAACCGTGGTCCTCGTCCGCTGGTCCGGGGGCGGCGTCGAGTACCTCGTCCTGTCGGACTCGGCCCTCCTCGTCGAGTCCCCCGACGGCACGGTCACCCCGTACCTCGACGACCGCCTGTCCCGGCTGCCGCGCGCGAGCCTGGCCACCGACGCCCTGATCGACACCACGCTGCGCAACAAGGAGGGCGGCTTCTTCACCGCGGCGGCCGATCCCTCGGTCGCCGGACGGGCGGTGACGGGGGTCCTGCCGCGCGCGGAGGTGCGAGCGCTGGCCGCGCTCACGGACGGGGCGGCCCGCTGGACGGAGAAGTTCCGGGAGGGCGACTGGACCGACCTGTTCGGCTTCGTCCGCAAGCAGGGTCCGCGGGCACTGGTGGACCGGGTGCGGGCGCTGGAGACGGCCGACGCCCAGGCGCGCGCGCATCTGGGCCGCAGCAAGACCCACGACGACGCGACGGTCGTCTACGTGGAGCCGTGA
- a CDS encoding roadblock/LC7 domain-containing protein, translating into MTAPSTFGLSSEARNLHWLLTNLVEEVPGLLMVAVVSSDGLLLLSSDSGRNEEARKSREDTPSGPRGSSADLATIVSGIGSLTIGASKLMDSGGVKHTMVAMDEGSLFVMSISDGSLLGVHGSADCDMSVVAYHMALFVGRAGHVLTPELRSELRKSLESEPTGSDR; encoded by the coding sequence TTGACCGCGCCCAGTACCTTCGGACTGAGCAGTGAGGCCCGCAATCTGCACTGGCTGCTGACGAACCTCGTCGAGGAGGTGCCCGGCCTCCTCATGGTCGCGGTGGTCTCCTCCGACGGTCTGCTGCTGCTCTCCTCCGACTCCGGCCGGAACGAGGAGGCCCGCAAGTCCCGCGAGGACACCCCCTCCGGCCCGCGCGGCTCCTCCGCCGACCTCGCCACCATCGTCTCCGGCATCGGCAGCCTGACCATCGGCGCGTCGAAGCTGATGGACTCCGGCGGGGTCAAGCACACCATGGTGGCCATGGACGAGGGCAGCCTGTTCGTGATGTCGATCAGCGACGGCTCGCTGCTCGGCGTGCACGGCTCAGCGGACTGCGACATGAGCGTCGTGGCGTACCACATGGCGCTGTTCGTCGGCCGTGCCGGCCACGTCCTGACGCCCGAACTCCGCAGCGAGCTCCGAAAATCCCTGGAGTCCGAACCTACGGGGAGTGACCGATGA
- a CDS encoding MarR family winged helix-turn-helix transcriptional regulator: MHEDGNGDGHLGASGVSPTEVDQEFLDLERELTVFLRRARANQGEMAREVHPDLESAAYGLLVRLDECGRQRATELAAYIGVGKATMSRQLRALEDLGLVAREPDPADGRAWLVHLTDEGRTRVQRVREARRARYVSKLDHWDRCEVAELARLLHQLNAGMEK, translated from the coding sequence GTGCACGAGGACGGAAACGGCGACGGACACCTGGGCGCATCCGGTGTGTCGCCGACCGAAGTGGACCAGGAGTTCCTGGATCTGGAGCGCGAGCTGACCGTGTTCCTGCGGCGGGCCCGCGCCAACCAGGGCGAGATGGCCCGCGAGGTCCACCCCGACCTGGAGTCGGCCGCTTACGGGCTGCTCGTCCGGCTCGACGAGTGCGGCCGGCAGCGGGCCACCGAACTCGCCGCCTACATCGGTGTCGGCAAGGCCACCATGTCCCGTCAGCTGCGTGCCCTGGAGGACCTCGGCCTGGTCGCCCGCGAACCCGATCCGGCGGACGGCCGCGCCTGGCTGGTGCACCTCACCGACGAGGGGCGCACGCGGGTGCAGCGGGTCCGGGAGGCCCGCCGGGCGCGCTACGTCAGCAAGCTCGACCACTGGGACCGCTGCGAGGTCGCCGAACTCGCCCGGCTGCTCCACCAGTTGAACGCCGGGATGGAGAAGTAG
- a CDS encoding GTP-binding protein gives MDSVVSDADSSFGVSALVESDEELKSWQTDRSRAPVATKIVVAGGFGVGKTTLVTAVSEITPLQTEALMTQASEDTDDLTATPEKLTTTVAMDFGRLTLDDDLVLYLFGTPGQQRFWFMWDDLVRGAIGAVVMADTRRLKDCFPALDYFESCGLPYVVAVNHFDGTELFEPNDVREALTIPQHIPVMVMDARRRISVIETLLALVGHALEETPE, from the coding sequence GTGGACTCCGTCGTCTCTGACGCCGACTCCTCCTTCGGCGTGTCCGCACTCGTCGAGTCCGACGAGGAGCTCAAGTCCTGGCAGACGGACCGCAGTCGCGCTCCGGTCGCCACGAAGATCGTCGTCGCGGGCGGCTTCGGCGTGGGCAAGACCACGCTGGTCACCGCGGTCTCGGAGATCACACCGCTCCAGACCGAGGCGCTGATGACCCAGGCCAGTGAGGACACCGACGACCTCACGGCCACACCGGAGAAGCTGACCACCACCGTGGCCATGGACTTCGGCCGGCTCACGCTCGACGACGACCTGGTGCTCTACCTGTTCGGCACACCCGGCCAGCAGCGGTTCTGGTTCATGTGGGACGACCTGGTGCGCGGCGCCATCGGCGCGGTGGTGATGGCCGACACCCGCCGGCTGAAGGACTGCTTCCCGGCGCTCGACTACTTCGAGAGCTGCGGTCTGCCGTACGTCGTCGCGGTCAACCACTTCGACGGCACCGAGCTGTTCGAGCCGAACGACGTGCGCGAAGCCCTCACGATCCCGCAGCACATACCTGTCATGGTCATGGATGCGCGGCGTCGGATCTCGGTGATCGAGACCTTGCTGGCCCTGGTGGGCCACGCGCTCGAGGAAACGCCCGAGTGA
- a CDS encoding sensor histidine kinase yields the protein MQKTRPRRTGKQTASEGGAEHPPVGRGRPTKVRNRLVVAVAVVAAAIAGAGTPSVIAASEQLSDSQNLVTLAGQTKDALVLAHSLADERDEVTPYIAAGRPKAQAPSEQRSARVDRQVEELRADTGTPASLRAGLDEIASVRRAALTGKSTALEAHEAYSDAIDELHRLAEELAEQLPPRAGSGAYALAELDTAVQQASATRGLLLAALNVPRTTQTVIDPITGLPTETTVSTEADTKQRAALTAAAMQARLRSEAALADFQDTATKAARASYDSTVTGPEVNSADKYLAALTDAPTLSDAELGTNRERLGAALSARVDTMRGVESALYERRVDDLEALRDDDVTELEIRIAILGALMLLAVGVATGMARSLTRPLAVLRIGSARLAGAEDPSAAEPVKFTGRNDEFAQVVRSVNALHAQAVSVHERLTTLESDRRHLVGQRQKMADAREELRTELAESAAQLERLRESIGGTFVNLALRTLGLVERQLGVIEGLEEREQDPDRLATLFKLDHFATVMRRHSENLLVLAGAEHVQQHAGSVPMVDVVRAAVSEIERYERVRIAALPPHAHIAGFAADDLSHLLAELMENATAFSPPDLPVEVSGWLLENGEVMLSVQDEGIGMTEERMSRLNGRLADFDPEATYDQEGEDGLGLGLYVVARLAHRHGVRVQLREQKQGGIAAVVVLPDTLLAAVPGTAVPAASSPSDGTYAVSLPGADAEANSNVLRGRAKGEDPLVALAEKAVRERAAEETEPAEQRAAEDAGHEGRETAETAETGEHVRRSAPPRRTAPPPEAPAETTMELFLPEQASAPPAAATAYTTGEAGTEPPADPYAIGPDSHERVPDEGDGPVTDKGLPKRTPKITAPAAAPKPRSGSVDAEALRRRLGGFRRGAEAGRRDVEAEIAERAPGTGTPDAAGTASAHAQAEEATGGTVEEASS from the coding sequence GTGCAGAAGACGAGGCCTCGGCGCACAGGCAAGCAGACGGCCTCCGAGGGGGGCGCGGAGCATCCCCCTGTCGGCAGGGGCCGTCCGACCAAGGTACGCAATCGGCTCGTCGTGGCGGTCGCCGTGGTGGCCGCCGCCATCGCCGGGGCCGGAACCCCCTCGGTCATCGCCGCCTCGGAGCAGCTGAGCGACAGCCAGAACCTGGTGACGCTGGCCGGGCAGACCAAGGACGCCCTGGTCCTCGCGCACTCGCTCGCCGACGAACGCGACGAGGTCACCCCCTACATCGCGGCGGGCCGCCCCAAGGCCCAGGCGCCCTCCGAGCAGCGCAGCGCGCGGGTCGACCGGCAGGTGGAGGAACTGCGCGCCGACACCGGGACCCCCGCCTCGCTGCGGGCCGGCCTCGACGAGATCGCGTCCGTGCGCAGGGCGGCGCTGACCGGGAAGAGCACCGCCCTCGAAGCGCACGAGGCCTACTCCGACGCCATCGACGAACTGCACCGGCTCGCCGAGGAACTGGCCGAGCAGCTGCCGCCCCGTGCGGGCTCCGGCGCGTACGCGCTGGCCGAGCTCGACACCGCCGTGCAGCAGGCGTCCGCCACCCGCGGACTGCTGCTCGCCGCGCTCAACGTGCCCCGCACCACCCAGACGGTCATCGACCCGATCACCGGGCTGCCGACCGAGACCACCGTCTCCACGGAGGCCGACACCAAGCAGCGCGCCGCCCTCACCGCGGCCGCCATGCAGGCCCGGCTGCGTTCCGAGGCGGCCCTGGCCGACTTCCAGGACACCGCGACCAAGGCCGCGCGCGCCTCCTACGACTCCACGGTCACCGGCCCCGAGGTCAACTCCGCGGACAAGTACCTCGCCGCGCTCACCGACGCGCCCACCCTCTCCGACGCCGAACTCGGCACCAACCGCGAGCGGCTGGGCGCCGCCCTCTCCGCCCGCGTCGACACCATGCGCGGCGTCGAGTCCGCGCTCTACGAGCGCCGCGTCGACGACCTGGAGGCGCTGCGCGACGACGACGTCACCGAGCTGGAGATCCGGATCGCGATCCTCGGCGCGCTGATGCTGCTCGCCGTCGGCGTCGCCACCGGTATGGCCCGCAGCCTCACCCGCCCGCTCGCCGTGCTGCGGATCGGCTCGGCCCGGCTGGCCGGCGCCGAGGACCCGTCCGCCGCGGAGCCGGTGAAGTTCACCGGCCGCAACGACGAGTTCGCGCAGGTGGTCCGCTCCGTCAACGCCCTGCACGCGCAGGCCGTCTCGGTGCACGAACGCCTGACCACACTGGAGTCCGACCGCAGGCACCTGGTCGGGCAGCGGCAGAAGATGGCCGACGCCCGCGAGGAACTGCGCACCGAACTCGCGGAGTCCGCCGCCCAGCTGGAGCGGCTGCGCGAGAGCATCGGCGGCACCTTCGTCAACCTCGCGCTGCGCACCCTCGGCCTGGTCGAGCGGCAGCTCGGCGTCATCGAGGGCCTGGAGGAGCGCGAGCAGGACCCCGACCGGCTCGCCACCCTGTTCAAGCTCGACCACTTCGCCACCGTCATGCGCCGGCACAGCGAGAACCTGCTGGTGCTGGCCGGAGCCGAGCACGTCCAGCAGCACGCCGGGTCCGTGCCGATGGTCGACGTCGTACGGGCCGCGGTCAGCGAGATCGAGCGCTACGAGCGGGTCCGGATCGCCGCCCTGCCGCCGCACGCGCACATCGCCGGGTTCGCCGCCGACGACCTGTCGCACCTGCTCGCCGAACTCATGGAGAACGCCACCGCGTTCTCCCCGCCGGACCTGCCGGTGGAGGTCTCCGGCTGGCTCCTGGAGAACGGCGAGGTCATGCTCTCCGTCCAGGACGAGGGCATCGGCATGACCGAGGAGCGGATGAGCCGCCTCAACGGCCGTCTCGCCGACTTCGACCCCGAGGCCACCTACGACCAGGAGGGCGAGGACGGGCTCGGGCTCGGCCTGTACGTCGTCGCCCGGCTCGCCCACCGGCACGGGGTGCGGGTCCAGCTGCGCGAGCAGAAGCAGGGCGGGATCGCGGCCGTCGTCGTGCTGCCCGACACACTCCTGGCCGCCGTGCCGGGCACCGCCGTTCCGGCCGCCTCGTCGCCCTCCGACGGCACCTACGCCGTCTCCCTGCCGGGCGCCGACGCCGAGGCCAACTCCAACGTCCTGCGCGGCCGGGCCAAGGGCGAGGACCCGCTGGTCGCACTGGCGGAGAAGGCCGTCCGGGAGCGGGCCGCGGAAGAGACCGAGCCCGCGGAGCAGCGGGCGGCGGAGGACGCCGGGCACGAGGGCCGGGAGACCGCCGAGACCGCGGAGACCGGGGAGCACGTGCGGCGGAGCGCTCCGCCGCGGCGGACGGCGCCCCCGCCCGAGGCGCCCGCCGAGACCACGATGGAACTCTTCCTCCCCGAGCAGGCCTCCGCGCCGCCGGCCGCGGCCACGGCGTACACCACCGGCGAGGCCGGCACCGAGCCGCCCGCCGATCCCTACGCCATCGGCCCCGACAGCCATGAACGCGTCCCCGACGAGGGGGACGGGCCCGTCACCGACAAGGGGCTGCCCAAGCGCACCCCGAAGATCACCGCACCGGCCGCGGCGCCCAAGCCGCGCAGCGGATCCGTCGACGCCGAGGCGCTGCGTCGCCGCCTCGGCGGCTTCCGCCGGGGGGCGGAGGCCGGTCGCCGGGACGTCGAGGCGGAGATCGCCGAGCGGGCGCCCGGGACCGGCACGCCGGACGCGGCCGGGACCGCGAGCGCACACGCACAAGCCGAGGAAGCCACGGGGGGCACCGTCGAGGAGGCAAGCAGTTGA